attactgttgggcaattgaaagaagagcaaataattatgatgatatccaaggcaatgatcatatatataggcatcacatccaagattagtggaccgactccttcctgcatctactactattactcgacacatcgaccactatccagcatgcgactagtgtattaagttcatggaaaaatggagtaatgatataagaacgatgacatgacatagacaagatatatttatgtaggaatagaccccatctttttatccttaatggcaacgatacatgcgtatcatgtctccttctgtcactgagattaagcaccaaaccaaaccaaaattttggagaagaaatacgaggttaTAACAATCATGTATAAAAGAGTTCAGcaaagaatcaaataatattcatggatagatttcatcataaactcacaattcatcagatcccaacaaacacactgcaaaaagtcattacatcaaataaatctccaagaacatcgaggagaacatggtattgaggatcaaaaagaaagaagaagccatctagctactacctacggacccgtaggtcggtggtaaactactcacgcatcatcggaggggcaagggtgatgatgaagaacccctctgtgatcattgacccctccggcagagtgccggaaaaggcatctagattggatctcgtggttcaggaacttgtggcggctggaattgtgtttcgtcgactcccctagggtttttgggattttagagtatttatagaggtggaTGTCGGTGGAGAAGCTTCCTGTGGgctccactacccaccagggcgtgcctgggccttcTGGCGGGCCCTGGTGTCTagtgggccccacgggcctcccccCGTGCACTTCTTTGGCTCCATGGGTGTCTTCtgtccagaaaaaaaatctccaaaaagtttcgtggcatttggacttcgtttggtattgatattctgcaaagtaaaaaacaagcagaaaacagcaactggcactaggcactatgttagtaggtagtcccaaaaaatgatataaagttgcttgtAAATGAATATataacatccaagattgatactataacatcatggaacaatcaaatattatagatacgttggagacgtatcagtcaacTATATTGATTTTTCTTCCCAACGCAAGCTACTACTAGTGGACCTCAtcaaaaaatagaaaatagaaaCTTTAATACATATGCATCTATACTCTTCACTCCAACTTTTTCAGCTTTTTACATCAGACCAGATTTTTCTCCCCGAGCACTTGCCTCTTGCAGAGGATCACGCTTCACTATCTGAACCAGTTTTTCTAACATCCGATCCTACATGGCACACAGGGGCATCACCCTGAGGCTATGCATTGGCCATGCCCTAACTAGTACATGACGCCCCTGCCGGGTAGGTTGCTACAAGATGTCTGTCCCTGTAGCGTATGGAGTTGGTAGTGCCTCTCCGGCCCTTGGGGATGACCACAAGGGGTAGATGTACCTCGTCGAGATGCGACATCAGAAGACGGATGCGTCTCGTCCCATATGGCGACCGGCACCGGTCATTGTAGCGTACTGGTGCGCATTGACGCCTCTGACATGTAGATTCTTCGGTTCCTTTGTGGAGAAAGAAAAAGGTGTCGCGCGGGTTGGTGCGTCCCGGATGGTGCTCCAGGAACCGCTTGCCGGGGGCCAGAGCCCTGCCAAGCAGGATggttgatacgtcttcaacgtatctataatttttgattgttccatgctattatattatctgttttgaatgttttatatgcattaatatgttattctatattatttttgggactaacttattgaccctagagcccagtgacagtttctgttttttccttgtttttgagttttacagaaaaggaatatcaaacagagtccaaacggaataaaactttcgcgatgatttttcttgaaCCAAAAGACACCCGTAGGAATTGGAGATGAAgtcagaggagtcccgaggcggcGACAAGCctcaggggcgcgccctaggggggtatTCTTTCTCTCTTGATGCCCTGCTCCTCACCCGTAGTCTAGCAAGAAAAATCTAGCCTTAGAGCATCTTCTTCTCCTACTTCCATGGCGCCACGGAAGGCCCCGACGGTTGCAAAGAAGGGGAAAGGCAATAATAAGGTGGCGTCCTTAGAGCCTCCTCGGGCTCTGCATTCGTATTTGTTGGCCGACGACAAGGATCTGGACCAGAACGAGGACCCGATTTTCGttgccttcctcgccgccgggAATGTTTTGGTAAATGTTTTGCCAGCTTTTACCCCATTTACCAAAATTTACTCAACAAAAAAAGAGATGAAATGCGAtacaaaatatgatatgcattgaACATGCAAAATGTACAAAACCATTTAGTTGAATCTTAACTACTGGATGTGCAGTTAATTAGCAGGACGGTACAAGAAACATGAGTTTTTCTTGCGAATTATCTCAACGAGTATTGAAAACTAGGTCATTTTACTTATCTATCAAAGCAAGCATAACACATCGCTCTTACGTGACTTGTTCTTCTTGCAGGAACCCCACACATGTGCCATCTTATATTGATGAGCAACACATTTGTGGCAGCTTTTGTCGCATGATAATGAGTAGGGAAGAGAGCAACAAGTTTATTCTTGGGTCTGGGAAATGACACAAGATTTGTCAAGTGACTTCGCATGACAAAGCGTTCCCTGAGGCATTGTTTGTACCATTTTTCTCATAATTTAACATTTCACATAGGTTAGATTCTGTTGTAGAAATAcaagaagccccccccccccccccccctttttttTATGGAGACAGGAATTTGCTAATTCTATGCGAAACTAGAAGATCATTTTGATATTTTAGAGCATGTTTGAGGTTTTAGTGTGACTGTTGTCACTTTGGGCGGCTTTTTGCTAAAAGATGAGGGGGCAACTAAGATGTTGAAGAAGCAATGAATACATAGCGTAGATTGCACACAACTAAAATTTTGTAACACGGTATTTCCTTCTGATAAGCGGGACAATCATCGTTACAAAAAGTAAGTGGCGGTGGCTCAGTAGAAATAATGTCTACCACGTCCTATCCCCATCCCCGGTGGTGCGAATAGCGTCGTTGGATGATATGTGGAGGTGTATCTCCATCGGATTTCGTGGGATTCGGTCGGTGCTGGTTTTCGGTGGATTTATTTAGATCTAGTTCGTCTTCTTTCGCGTGGTTACAGATTTGATCTTCTCGATGTACAACTCTCTTCATCGGCGATGGTTCCTATTCTGGTGCACTGGTCCATTAAGGCCTTAGCACGATCACTTCTCgattgtctactacaacaaggttttccGGCTCCAATGAGGGAGGCGCAATGATGGTGGCACACGTTCGGCTAGCTCCAGTGTCgatagtcgtcgctaggtggtaatttttattatttttaggGTTCTCTATACTGCCATGATTGATGAATAGATTGAAAATTTATCTCGCAAAAAAAAAGTTAGTGGCACGAATGACAAACCGAGGTTTTTTCACCTCTCATTCTGTAGTTCACGCTCTTCGGCATTTCTTTTATCGTCCTACGTGGAGTACCATCTTGCGGTtctctgacacacacacacatacacacacaaaaCTGTTCACAGGATAGGCAAATTTGAGTTTTGAATCATCTAAAAACGGTCAGTTTACTCTGTTCTACTATAGTCGTTGATGCTGGTTTTCCCACTCCAACTAGTACAAGTCAGAGAACTACCCTGAAGAACATGCTAAGATGCCGTTTGAACAACATGCTAGAGCAGAGTAGCTTGTAAGAATTATACTGAAACTGAATTTGTAGCCCGGCTGAGAAGGGAAATACACATCCACCAGAGGAGGATATAAAGTAACAAATGAAAGAATTTTATATTCATAATAATCTCGTATCAAGATTACATCGCAATGTCGTGTGTAATCTTTCCTCCGTCTATAACGAAGAAATCTCAGAAAGAATGAAATTGTATAGACAACAGCGAACAGAGTCCCCCCGCTAAAAAAATCGTCGATCCATCTAGAACACGATGGCGGCGGCGACCGCTCCGACGACTGCGACGAAGCTGGCGGCCGATGAGTAAACGGCGGAGCTCGCGGGGGTGCCGGTGGGGGTGCCGGTGGGGGCGCCGATGGGTGCGCCGGTGGGTGTGGCAGAGACCGCGGACGGCGTCATCGCGGAGGGAGCGtcggtggtcggggcagggggagATGCCATCGGGGACGGCGACGCGGCGGTTGGAGGGGTGGCGACCGGCGCGGGGGCGGTGGCCGGGGACCTCGCCGGTGGCGCCGGAAGCGGGGCCATCCGGGGCGCCGGCATGGGGCCCTGCGCGGCGGCGCCGACGGCGAGGAGGGCGaggatggcggcgacgacggcgaagCGAGCCATCCGGTTCTTGTCGACGGTGAAAGCCTTGCCCGAGACTTGGAGAGGAGAGGGGATGATGGCAAGCGAATGCTTTGGATCTGCGTGCAGTAGTGCTTGAGGCTTGTGAGCTGCGAGTTGTGAATTGGGGTGGAGGGAGGAGGCGCGGTTTTATAGCGGGAAGGGGATTTTTCTAAATGTCGGTTGAGGTGGGCAACAGCTGTAACGTTCGGGTCTCAGGCTGCCGCGGGCCCGTGTATCACTGTCGCCAACGGCATCGATGCGGGAGACCAGTCTGTCAGCGAGACAGGTGGGGTGTCTTCGCGTGGCGGCGCCGCAAAGGGTTTGATTCCTTCTCGCAGCGGCACCGCGTCCTGGGATTACGGGGGCTAATCAGTTAATCACTAATCACGAGGTCGTCTAACGACTAGTTTCGACGAACGTGGTGGATCCTGAACGCGTCAGGATTCCATCCAGCTACTTTTTTCTACGGAGACTTTGCGTTACCTGCTGCATTACGCGTGTTTTATAGTGGCAAGTCACAAGTGGTGTAGAATTTTGACTTGATATGAGTAAGCCAACTAACAAATCAAGGGGTAAGCACGCAATGCACGACTCGTTAGCGCTAAACCTAAATAGGTTTACCATTTATGTTAACCGACTATAGTTGGCGTAGTGGTTCCAAGATGGGAAAACGgcatttattttgttttattctCGCGAAAAAAGTTCCTATCTATTAATCAACTGTCAAGATCAAGATAGGAAAACATCATTAACTATCAAATTTCTCCATCTAAACAAATCACTCAAGTAGTCAAGTGGGTATGGACCAAACGCTCGTCTTTCTTCTCAATCCACCTCTCGTTTCTGGCACAGGGTCCCTTCGGTGATGATTATGTGTGGATTGTTAGTTTTGCTTGTAGCCTTTGTTTCCTGTTTCGATTTTGTTTCCCTTTTTCATACCCAGTCAGGGGCGGATCCAGAATAAAAATGTTCCGGTGTCCACATGCACATCATATATATAGGAATGGACACCAAgcaataatatatatatatatatacaacaCAAATTTTATGGCAACGAGATTTCTTACCAAAATTATATGGAGCTGGAGGATCATCCGGTTCATGTGATGGGCTGGCTATATCAT
This genomic window from Aegilops tauschii subsp. strangulata cultivar AL8/78 chromosome 4, Aet v6.0, whole genome shotgun sequence contains:
- the LOC109770416 gene encoding uncharacterized protein, whose amino-acid sequence is MARFAVVAAILALLAVGAAAQGPMPAPRMAPLPAPPARSPATAPAPVATPPTAASPSPMASPPAPTTDAPSAMTPSAVSATPTGAPIGAPTGTPTGTPASSAVYSSAASFVAVVGAVAAAIVF